TTAAATTCTTGGAAGAAGCAACAAAAATCTGAACTGGCTTCATTTAACATCATGCAAACTCCTGAACAGTATGTTTTTACGTATATTGATACAAAGGGAAATGTAAACAGTTGTCTCCATGCTGATTATCTTAACAACAAGATGAAATCTGTTAAGCGTCGACATCCAGAACTCGCACATGCAACCCCTCATAAATTACGACATACAGGAGCTACACTCGCTAAACAGGCTGGAACCTCTATGGAAGCTATTTCTGAAGCACTCACTCATAGTGATACGATTACAACTAAGACTTATGTCAACACTTCAAACGTAATCCCAATGGCTGTTGGAGAAATTGCCTTTCGTAATCTTAAAAAGTAATGGTGTGAATTTGGTGTGAAAAGTGGTGTGAATTTTGCTAAAAATCATCAAAAAAACACTCCATGGTGTGAACCATGAAGTGTTTCGAAACGTTGATATAATCGTATTGATTAACGTTTTGAGAATTGTGAAGCTTTACGGGCTTTCTTAAGACCTGGTTTCTTACGTTCAACTTTACGTGAGTCACGTGTAAGAAGTCCTGCGCGTTTCAATGAATCGCGGAAGTCTGGGTCTACTTGAAGAAGGGCACGAGCGATACCGTGACGGATAGCTCCTGCTTGACCAGCGTATCCACCACCTACAACGTTAACGAAAACGTCGTATGAACCTGCAGTTGAAGTAACTGCGAATGGTTGGTTGATTACAAGACGAAGGTCAGCGTGTGGGATGTACTCTTCAACATCTTTTTTGTTAACAGTGATTTTACCAGTTCCTGGAACAAGGCGAACGCGTGCAACAGCGTTTTTACGACGTCCAGTACCTGCATATTGTGCTTGTGACATACTTTATTGTTCCTTTCCTTAGATAAGTCCTGAAATATCAAGAACTTCTGGTTGTTGTGCAGCGTGAGTGTGCTCAGCTCCAACGAATACTTTCAATTTCATACCTTGAGCGCGGCCAAGAGTATTGTGTGGAAGCATACCTTTAACTGATTTCTCGATCAAACGTACTGCATTTTTAGAACGAAGTTCACCAGCAGAGATTGATTTCAATCCACCTGGGTGGTTTGAGTGAGTGTAGTAGATCTTATCAGTTGCTTTTTTACCAGTCAATTTAACTTTTTCAGCATTGATAACGATTACGAAGTCACCTGTATCAGTGTGAGGTGTGAATGTTGGTTTGTTTTTTCCGCGAAGCACGCTAGCAACAACTGCTGAAAGGCGTCCAAGAGGTACATCAGTTGCGTCAACAACGTACCATTTGCGTTCTACTTGGCCTGGTTTAGCCATGAATGTAGTTTTGTTCATGATTTCTCCTATATGAATGTCGTTTTTGTTTACAGGGCGGATGTTCCGGTCCGCAAGTTATTTGAAAGGTTCCGGGGCCTTACAAATGGGGTAAACAATACCGCCTACTATTGTATCAAAATTCTAAGATAAAAGTCAACCGATTTGGAAAATTATTTGCGATTTTCTTTTCCAATGACAAATCCGATCAAGGAATTCGGGCCGACGTGGGCTGAAATAACCGGTCCAAGAGGCATCACGAGAACTTCATCGATGCCTTCAAGCGCAAGCATTTCTTGCTTCAGTGCTTCGGCTCCTTCTAGATCGTTGGTATAAGATACCAAGGCTGTGCTTTCACCGATATCTGCTTTGATCAGCTCCAGTAATTCCCGGACAGCTTTTTTGCGTCCCCGAACCTTGCTAATAGGGACTAATTTCCCTTCCGCATCTATCCAGAGAATGGGTTTGATGCTGGCCAAACTTCCCATGATCGCGGCACTTTTTGAGAGACGGCCGCCACGCATGAGGTGGTAGAGGTCATCAACTAGGAAATAAGTCCGCAGTTTTGGCGCTAGGTCCATGATTTCTTCTTTGGCTTCTGCTAATGAACGACCTGCATCACGCGCAGCTACTGCTCGCATGACCAGATAACCCTCTCCAATCCCAGCAGCCTTCTGATCGACAATCTCGATCACGGCTTCCGGGTAGTCTTCTAAAACCAGGTCTCGTGCCATGACTGCACTCTGATAGGTCCCAGATAAGACTGATGAAAAGGCCACATAAAGCAGATCTTTTCCTTCTTTGGCAAATTGTTTAAAGGTTTCCTGAAATTGGCCCACATTGACCTGACTGGTTGTCGGTTTGGCCCCATTTTTCATGGCTTCTAAAAGCTCCGGGCTGGTCAATTGAGCTTGGCCTACTGTCTGGTAAACCGTCCCATCTAACTCAATGGTCAAGCCAAGAATGGTCACCTGATGTTCCTTGGCCCAGTTTTGGTCTAAATCTGCGGTCGAATCGGTTAAAATAGCAAATGTCATTACTTGTCTCCCATCATTTCTTGTAATTGTCGCAATACTTCGTGATCGAGCGGTCGCATGGGTGGTTTTTGATCGTTAACCACTCGCTGCGCTTGATTGAGGTTTCCTTTGACGACTGCGACCCGTTTTTCTAACTCTCTGGCAGATACCCGAAGAGCTCCTTGAGCAAAGACGGTCCATTGCTCATTTAAGTCACTGGTCGCTACTGATACTTGGTGGAGGGGCGTGTTAAGCTCTGCCGCCAAGCGCTCGATATAGTCATCTGCCGTCTCATCCTCACCGGTAAAGACCACCTGAACATTGAACTCCTCATAGGTCTGCCGCACTCCTGGCATATACTGGGCATCAAAGACACAGATGACTTCGATTCCTTCAAAGCTAGCATAGTGGCTCAGTTTTTGCAGGAGGATATTGCGGGCTGCATCGAGCTCACTTTTTTGAAAGAGCTGGCGGGTCTCCTGCCAAAAGGCAATCATATTATAGCCGTCAACCAATAAGATTTTTCGTTTCATATCATTGCCTTTCTAGGATTATAGTCGATTGCGAAAGACCTCATACATAAGGATGGCTGCTGCCACACTGGCATTGAGGCTTTGCACATGACCATTCATGGGAATGGTGATCATCTCATCGACTTGTTTTTTGATATTGGCTGAGATCCCTTTTCCTTCATTGCCAATGATCAAGGCTAACTTGCCAGCCGTATTCCACTGATGAGATGGCGTGCCGTTCATGTCGGTTCCAAAGATCCAGAAGCCCTCTTCCTTTAGCTTGTCTAAGGTTTGGCTAAGATTGGTCACACGCGCAATGGGAATGTGTTCCACTGCTCCGGTAGAAGTTTTTGACACCACTGGGGTCACCCCAACCGCTCGGTGCTTAGGAATGATGACTCCTGAGACATTGGTCGCATCAGCTGTCCGCAAGATAGATCCAAGATTGTGCGGATCTGTTAAGCCATCGAGAATCAATAAAAGCGGGTTCTCTTCTTGGGCTGTCTGTTTCAGAATCGCTGCCAAGTCGGTGTAAGCAAAGGCTGCCACTCGAAGAACAAAGCCTTGGTGAACAGCTCCTTCTGTCATTTCCTGCAGGGTTTTCTTTGGCGTCCAAGAAATCGACACTTTTTTCTCAGCTGCTAAGGCCTTGATCTTGTCGACATTTTTCCCTCGGAGATCTTCTTGAATATATAATTTATTGCCTGTATTGGCTTGTAAAGCCTCGGTGACTGCGTGGACACCGTATACGATATCGTTATTTTCCATAGAACTAGTATACCACAAGAAAGGAGGAAGAGGCCAATTCATGATATAATGAAATCAAATCTATCTCAATGAACGAACCAAACTAGAAAGGAAGCCATGCCTCTTTTTCAACGAACCATCAAGCTCACCTTGGCCACCTGTTTAGCAGCGGCCCTTGCT
The Streptococcus parasanguinis genome window above contains:
- the rlmB gene encoding 23S rRNA (guanosine(2251)-2'-O)-methyltransferase RlmB codes for the protein MENNDIVYGVHAVTEALQANTGNKLYIQEDLRGKNVDKIKALAAEKKVSISWTPKKTLQEMTEGAVHQGFVLRVAAFAYTDLAAILKQTAQEENPLLLILDGLTDPHNLGSILRTADATNVSGVIIPKHRAVGVTPVVSKTSTGAVEHIPIARVTNLSQTLDKLKEEGFWIFGTDMNGTPSHQWNTAGKLALIIGNEGKGISANIKKQVDEMITIPMNGHVQSLNASVAAAILMYEVFRNRL
- the rplM gene encoding 50S ribosomal protein L13, whose amino-acid sequence is MNKTTFMAKPGQVERKWYVVDATDVPLGRLSAVVASVLRGKNKPTFTPHTDTGDFVIVINAEKVKLTGKKATDKIYYTHSNHPGGLKSISAGELRSKNAVRLIEKSVKGMLPHNTLGRAQGMKLKVFVGAEHTHAAQQPEVLDISGLI
- the rpsI gene encoding 30S ribosomal protein S9, with translation MSQAQYAGTGRRKNAVARVRLVPGTGKITVNKKDVEEYIPHADLRLVINQPFAVTSTAGSYDVFVNVVGGGYAGQAGAIRHGIARALLQVDPDFRDSLKRAGLLTRDSRKVERKKPGLKKARKASQFSKR
- a CDS encoding NYN domain-containing protein, with product MKRKILLVDGYNMIAFWQETRQLFQKSELDAARNILLQKLSHYASFEGIEVICVFDAQYMPGVRQTYEEFNVQVVFTGEDETADDYIERLAAELNTPLHQVSVATSDLNEQWTVFAQGALRVSARELEKRVAVVKGNLNQAQRVVNDQKPPMRPLDHEVLRQLQEMMGDK
- a CDS encoding DegV family protein: MTFAILTDSTADLDQNWAKEHQVTILGLTIELDGTVYQTVGQAQLTSPELLEAMKNGAKPTTSQVNVGQFQETFKQFAKEGKDLLYVAFSSVLSGTYQSAVMARDLVLEDYPEAVIEIVDQKAAGIGEGYLVMRAVAARDAGRSLAEAKEEIMDLAPKLRTYFLVDDLYHLMRGGRLSKSAAIMGSLASIKPILWIDAEGKLVPISKVRGRKKAVRELLELIKADIGESTALVSYTNDLEGAEALKQEMLALEGIDEVLVMPLGPVISAHVGPNSLIGFVIGKENRK